CACTGAAAAACGCCGGGTCTCGCCGGGCCCTGATTGCGGCGCGCCCGGCAGACGACATCTACATCAGCCACGACGCGTTGCAGCCACTGGCAGGCCGGCTTGTGGAGGATCCCGACTATGACCGGCACGCGGCTTGTCTGTTCGAACTCGGGGCTGAAAGCGACCACCTGCTCGCCGGCTTTATCCATCGCACCGAACGCGGCCAGGCGGCCGGCGGCGTGCGTTTCTGGTCATACCCCAGGCTGGGCAGTCTCATCAATGATGGCCTGCGTCTGAGTCGCGCCATGGGGCAAAAGAACGCACTGGCCGGACTGTGGTGGGGTGGCGGCAAGGGCATCATCGCGCGCGAACCGGGCCGCGACTATGACGATGCGCGGTTACGAACCGCAATATTCCGTGACTATGGCCGCTTCATATCGGGTATCGCCGGCTGCTACGTAACTGCCGAGGACGTGGGCACGCGTCCAGCCGATATGGCAGCGATCTTCAGCACCACACGACACACCACGTGCATACCACCGGTCGTTGGCGGCAGCGGCAATCCCGGGGTGCTCACCGCCCGCGGTGTAGTGGTGGCCATGGAGGCGGCGCTGGCGCACTGCTCCGGAGACACGCTGGCAGGCAAGGTGATCGCCATGCAGGGCGCCGGTAATGTTGCCCAGAACATGATTGCGACGTTGCTCAAGCACGGTATCGGTAAAATAATTGCCAGTGACATTGATACGGCAGCCCTGGACAAGGCGCGCAACCGTTTTGCCGATGCACCGGTGGAACTGCGGCAGGCAGAAGCAGACAATCATTCCATCCTGGCGACCCCGTGCGACATCCTTGCTCCGAATGCGGTCGGCGGCATACTCAACCCGGACACTATCCCCGTGATTCGCGCCCCCATCGTTTGTGGCGCCGCTAACAACCAGCTGCGCAAGCCCGATCGCGATGCCGTTGGCCTGCAGCAACGTGACATCCTTTATGTTCCCGATTTTCTCGCCAACCGGATGGGCATCGTTAACTGTGCCAATGAGCAGTATGGCGTGATCTGCGATGACCCGGCCGTGGAAAAGCATCTCGACCGTCACACACCGGAAGGCGTCTATTGCCGGTTGCTCGAAGTACTGGCACGCGCGGAGCACTCCGGGCGACCGCCCGCCCACG
This window of the Gammaproteobacteria bacterium genome carries:
- a CDS encoding Glu/Leu/Phe/Val dehydrogenase, which produces MWDEDPRNLAEALKNAGSRRALIAARPADDIYISHDALQPLAGRLVEDPDYDRHAACLFELGAESDHLLAGFIHRTERGQAAGGVRFWSYPRLGSLINDGLRLSRAMGQKNALAGLWWGGGKGIIAREPGRDYDDARLRTAIFRDYGRFISGIAGCYVTAEDVGTRPADMAAIFSTTRHTTCIPPVVGGSGNPGVLTARGVVVAMEAALAHCSGDTLAGKVIAMQGAGNVAQNMIATLLKHGIGKIIASDIDTAALDKARNRFADAPVELRQAEADNHSILATPCDILAPNAVGGILNPDTIPVIRAPIVCGAANNQLRKPDRDAVGLQQRDILYVPDFLANRMGIVNCANEQYGVICDDPAVEKHLDRHTPEGVYCRLLEVLARAEHSGRPPAHEAAVLADELAAETHPAWPGRGQEIIDSLIASNWAEKPTGTIC